Proteins encoded together in one Rhipicephalus sanguineus isolate Rsan-2018 chromosome 9, BIME_Rsan_1.4, whole genome shotgun sequence window:
- the LOC119404521 gene encoding DNA repair and recombination protein RAD54-like isoform X1 — translation MRRCFAPSQLAKRRCIQDDENSVSIRKAKETYSNGDSTENGERIVLSKHEAFIRSLLCKPYKVPIPNYVPSLQSRSLGLKRTSGPRPLHDPDEEGALVLYAPPALTNHEQMTGNSKLVHVVVDPVLTKVLRPHQREGVKFMWDCVTGCRIEGSYGCIMADEMGLGKTLQCITLLWTLLRQSSEFATPTITKAIIVTPSSLVKNWHNELSKWLGDRVRSVAIESGSKAEIDSEIRSFMTTFGRRVCTPVLILSYETFRLHAAALQSGEVGLVICDEGHRLKNCENQTYHALNGLQTRRRVLLSGTPIQNDLLEYFSLIHFVNQGILGTAQEFKKKFELPILKSRDSCSTDADRARGQERLDELIGIVNRCLIRRTNALLSRYLPVKMEYIVCCSMTAMQRTWYEQLAGMKGTTPLATITLLKKLCNHPSLVRECFPEDERMFRGPSVQPELSGKLRLLDSLLAVIRSTTDDKVVLISNYTQTLDVFEKLCRERGYGFFRLDGSMTIKKRAKIVASFNMPSSPEFAFMLSSKAGGCGLNLIGANRLVMFDPDWNPANDAQAMARVWRDGQRKPCFVYRLVCSGSIEEKILQRQTHKKALSSCVVDSEEDVARHFSAADLRDLFRLDAEEVRSSTHESLSCRRCVNGIEARPPPEDADLASDLSQWHHCWARKQSEDHVLRQCWDSGVNFAFAQRSHKAPVAVP, via the exons GAAGCGTTCATACGATCTCTGCTCTGCAAGCCGTACAAGGTACCCATCCCGAACTACGTGCCGAGCCTGCAAAGCCGCTCGCTGGGACTCAAGCGAACCTCTGGTCCGCGCCCCTTACACGATCCCGACGAAGAAGGTGCACTGGTCTTGTACGCACCTCCGGCGCTGACGAACCACGAACAGATGACGGGAAACAGCAAGCTCGTGCACGTTGTGGTCGATCCAGTGCTCACCAAGGTGCTGCGTCCCCATCAACGCGAAGGCGTCAAGTTCATGTGGGACTGCGTGACGGGCTGCCGCATCGAAGGCAGCTACGGCTGCATCATGGCCGACGAGATGGGACTCGGAAAAACGCTGCAGTGCATCACCCTGTTGTGGACGCTGCTGCGACAGAGTTCCGAATTTGCGACGCCCACCATCACCAAAGCGATCATCGTGACGCCCAGCAGTCTCGTGAAAAACTGGCACAACGAGCTGTCGAAGTGGCTGGGCGATCGGGTCCGCTCCGTTGCCATCGAAAGCGGCAGCAAGGCTGAGATCGACTCTGAG ATTCGCAGCTTCATGACGACTTTCGGCAGGCGCGTCTGCACCCCTGTGCTGATCCTGTCGTACGAAACTTTCCGTCTGCATGCTGCAGCACTACAGAGTGGCGAGGTGGGGCTTGTCATTTGTGACGAGGGTCATCGGCTCAAGAACTGCGAGAACCAGACGTACCATGCCCTGAACGGGTTGCAGACGCGAAGGCGCGTGCTCCTGTCGGGGACGCCCATCCAGAACGATCTGCTCGAATACTTCAGCCTCATCCACTTTGTGAACCAAGGCATCCTCGGCACGGCTCAAGAGTTCAAGAAGAAATTTGAACTGCCAATCTTGAAAAGCAGGGACTCCTGCTCGACCGACGCTGACCGTGCGCGTGGTCAGGAGAGACTAGATGAGCTCATAGGAATTGTGAATCGGTGCCTGATCCGCCGGACTAACGCCCTTCTGTCACGTTACCTGCCCGTCAAGATGGAGTATATTGTTTGCTGTTCCATGACAGCGATGCAGCGCACATG GTACGAGCAGCTAGCCGGCATGAAGGGCACCACTCCCCTGGCCACCATAACGCTTCTTAAGAAGCTCTGCAACCACCCATCACTCGTGCGCGAGTGTTTCCCGGAAGACGAGAGGATGTTTCGTGGACCTTCGGTGCAGCCCGAGCTATCGGGAAAACTGCGCCTGCTCGACTCTCTGCTAGCCGTGATCCGAAGCACAACTGACGACAAAGTGGTGCTCATTTCGAACTACACCCAAACGCTGGACGTATTCGAAAAGCTGTGCCGCGAACGTGGCTATGGCTTTTTTCGACTGGATGGGAGCATGACCATCAAGAAGAGGGCGAAGATTGTGGCATCTTTCAACATGCCATCCAGTCCAGAGTTTGCCTTCATGCTTAGTAGCAAGGCAGGAGGCTGTGGACTCAACCTTATTGGAGCCAACAG GCTGGTGATGTTCGACCCGGACTGGAACCCGGCGAACGACGCTCAGGCGATGGCCCGGGTGTGGCGAGACGGTCAGCGCAAGCCGTGCTTCGTCTACCGGCTCGTGTGCTCGGGCAGCATCGAGGAGAAGATCTTGCAGCGGCAGACGCACAAGAAGGCGCTCTCCAGCTGCGTCGTCGATTCCGAGGAAGACGTGGCCAGACACTTCAGCGCCGCCGACCTCAGGGACCTCTTCAG GCTGGACGCCGAGGAAGTTCGCAGTTCGACCCACGAGTCCCTGTCGTGCCGGCGTTGCGTGAACGGCATCGAGGCGCGGCCCCCTCCGGAGGACGCCGACCTCGCGAGCGACCTGTCGCAGTGGCACCATTGCTGGGCTCGCAAGCAGTCCGAAGACCACGTGCTACGACAGTGTTGGGACTCCGGCGTTAACTTCGCCTTCGCGCAGCGATCCCACAAGGCGCCAGTGGCCGTGCCCTAA